From Camelina sativa cultivar DH55 chromosome 20, Cs, whole genome shotgun sequence, the proteins below share one genomic window:
- the LOC104772448 gene encoding UPF0481 protein At3g47200-like: MDAERPKVAPGSQTIVDREDSLLLKNVIRPTILRKSSTYYSCSIFRIRHTTTQTNDTTYAPKILSIGPYHHDTDKKHLQMIEEHKQLYLTLFVTWTQERGVGLSDLVDVVWGLEEKIRDSYSETLPFNKQELTDLMVLDGCFILMLFMVASRNYNYEIHNDPIFMLRWILPTLQRDLLLLENQVPLFLLNDLLMTSKLAPSTSVNKMAFKFFNSSIRRPLVYWDKHINVKASHLLDLIRQALIPGPSSEALEQSCINITCDSVGEIAREIVNDTCLSIRRCCSKRKDESFRRSSHYVGLIVSAKKLRQRGIKFKLRGDVDTPLDICFNKGLLEIPLLVIDDFFSTLLSNSVAFEQYNMSYSTEMTSYVTFMSCLINTEEDTMFLCEKGIIENYTGTSEEVTLFFKNVGKNLAFSPSRSFMAEVFDGVNNFKKPKTPWRTISSSAALILLLLTMIQAFFAAFAYFHPPRY, translated from the exons ATGGATGCAGAGAGACCCAAAGTTGCTCCAG GAAGTCAAACGATAGTAGATAGAGAAGATTCCCTGCTCTTGAAAAACGTGATTCGCCCAACTATTCTGAGGAAATCATCAACTTATTATTCTTGTTCCATATTCAGAATCCGTCACACTACCACACAAACCAATGACACAACCTATGCACCGAAGATCCTCTCAATCGGCCCTTATCATCATGACACTGACAAAAAACATCTCCAGATGATTGAGGAGCACAAACAACTATATTTGACGTTATTTGTTACATGGACTCAAGAAAGGGGCGTTGGTCTAAGTGACTTGGTCGATGTTGTCTGGGGACTGGAAGAGAAGATCAGAGATTCTTATTCCGAAACACTTCCATTCAATAAACAAGAGCTGACTGATCTCATGGTACTCGATGGTTGTTTCATTCTTATGTTGTTCATGGTGGCTTCAAGAAATTATAATTACGAAATACATAATGATCCGATTTTTATGCTGAGATGGATACTTCCGACTCTTCAGAGAGATCTTCTACTTCTTGAAAACCAggttcctctctttcttctcaatgatCTTCTTATGACATCAAAGTTAGCTCCATCCACTAGCGTAAACAAGATGGCTTTCAAATTCTTCAACTCTTCGATAAGGAGACCACTGGTGTATTGGGATAAACACATTAATGTTAAGGCGAGCCATCTTCTTGATCTCATCCGACAGGCTTTAATACCAGGTCCGTCTTCAGAAGCCCTAGAACAGAGCTGCATTAATATTACCTGTGATTCTGTGGGAGAAATAGCTAGAGAGATCGTCAACGACACTTGTCTCAGTATAAGAAGATGTTGTTCCAAGAGGAAAGACGAATCGTTTAGACGTTCAAGCCATTATGTTGGGCTGATTGTTTCAGCCAAAAAACTTCGACAGCGAGGAATTAAATTCAAGCTGAGGGGGGATGTCGATACACCGTTGGACATATGTTTCAATAAAGGTTTGCTTGAAATACCACTACTAgtcattgatgatttttttagcACTCTTTTATCCAACAGTGTGGCTTTCGAGCAGTATAATATGAGCTATTCCACGGAGATGACAAGTTATGTTACTTTCATGAGTTGCCTCATAAACACAGAAGAGGATACAATGTTCTTATGCGAGAAAGGGATCATAGAGAACTATACTGGAACCAGTGAGGAAGTTACTTTGTTCTTCAAGAACGTAGGAAAGAACTTGGCGTTTTCTCCTTCTAGAAGTTTCATGGCTGAGGTGTTCGACGGGGTGAACAACTTCAAAAAACCTAAGACTCCATGGAGGACTATATCATCTTCAGCTgctttaattcttcttcttctcacgaTGATCCAAGCCTTCTTCGCAGCCTTTGCTTATTTCCATCCTCCAAGATATTGA